AAGTCAAAGGGATTGACCCTTTGAGTCCAAAAAGATTTTAAAGGGAAACGATAGTAGGTGCTTCACTTCACTTAcatatttattactccctccgtcctatGGTCTTAGTTTGACTGAGCACGAAACTTAAGAAACAATGAAAGTCATTTAAATCTTAAACTTGtcatataaaatattgaaattgggaaacttattaattaaaaaagagaTGTTTTTTTTAGGACagacaaaaaaagaaagtaacACACTTGAATTGAAATGGGAAAAGTACTAGTTTGAGGGGCTTGACTGATGTAATATTGTATGTGCAGTGGTCATGGCAAACTATATTAATGGGATTTTGCTTCTTGGTGTTCCTCTTATTGACCAGACACATTGTAAGTATCATCATttaaatcttgtgatcttaaacatatCATATTACTTGCGATTTCAAAGTTGTAACGCTTTTGAAAACAGGGTATGAGAAAACCGAAGTTATTTTGGGTGTCAGCAGGTGCCCCTCTTTTATCTGTCATTATATCTACCCTTATTGTCTTTGCAATCAAAGGTCAAAATCATGGCATTAGCATTGTAAGTTTCTAAAAAAccaaacaattaattttttttatttactatatATTTGTTTAATCAATATCTTTATTTATTGATAGATTGGAAAATTACAACAAGGATTAAATCCTCCATCATGGAACATGCTACATTTTAGTGGAAGCTACATGGGACTTGTAATCAAAACTGGAATTGTCACTGGCATCCTTTCACTTACTGTAAGTTGAACACTCAAATTGTGtaacatttttcctttttagtccgtctcGAAAAGAATATCACACAGTAGGATGTTCAGACACACAAATATCTAACAATTGTTTTAGACCTTAAGTTTTAGAAGTCgtccttcttttcttaaaaaaccgtgtcaagtcaaatggtgtgacataaaatggaacagagAGAGAGTATGATGGCAAAACTTGATgtgtttgtaaaaaaaaaatataggaaGGAATTGCTGTGGGGAGGACTTTTGCTGCTTTAAAGAACTATCAAGTGGATGGAAACAAAGAAATGATTGCTATTGGGCTTATGAACATGGTTGGTTCTTCTACTTCATGCTATGTCACAACCGGTACGTATATGTACATGATCATGCTCGGCCTTTATCATCGATTTATtgtgtgtatgtatatatatatgttgtaacAAACGTTACTTGTGATCAGGTGCATTCTCGCGGTCAGCAGTGAATCACAATGCAGGAAGTAAAACAGCAGTGTCTAACATAGTAATGGCAGTGACAGTGATGGTTACACTTCTTTTCCTCATGCCCCTATTCCAATACACTCCTAATGTTGTGCTCGGAGCCATCATCGTTACTGCTGTTATTGGACTTATCGACGTCCCTGCTGCTTTTCAAATCTGGAAAATCGATAAATTTGATTTCCTAGTCTTGTTATGTGCATTCTTCGGTGTCATATTCATTTCTGTTCAAGATGGTCTTGCCATTGCAGTAAAGTTTCTTCCTTTCATTGTTTCGTTCATTACTTGCTTTTTACGAGTGTTGTTAGCCTTATTTTGTTctgtttttttctctctttcagATTGGCATATCAATTTTAAAGGTGTTAATGCAAATTACAAGGCCAAAAACAGTGATGTTAGGGAATATACCTGGTACTGGAATATATAGAAATGTTGATCATTATAAAGAAGCTATGAGTGTTGCTGGTTTTCTCATTTTAAGCATTGAAGCTCCAATCAACTTTGCCAATGTTACTTATCTTAAAGAAAGGTTAGTACTACAACTGCCCTGCATCGCATTACATTGCATTGCATCGTATTACATTTTTCTTCCTTCCGTACTTATGTATTTGCCATTAAAAGGATTTCAAGATGGATACAAGACTACGAGGAGGAGGGAGCCAAGAAACAATCGGGGCTTAGAGTTGTGGTCCTCGATTTGTCTCGTAAGTTCTTCCTTCCTTCAATCAGGAAACAGTTCCTTCAACTGTCCTCTTTCTTATAACAAAAACTTATTTGCAGCTGTGAGTGCTATTGATACAAGTGGAATCTCATTGTTCAAGGATTTAAGTATGGCATTGGAAAAGAAAGGACTTGAGGTAAGTACCACTAAGTGCCCATTtggattaacttatttttaaatgtttttgacTTCTAAGTAGTTTTTTAGTCTCGGGAAAGttataaaaaagttttaaaataagttaaaagtcAAAAGTATGGTACTATCTACTTACGACTTTTTACCTAAGTAGTTTTTTAGTCTCAGGAAAGttataaaaaagttttaaaataagttaaaagtcAAAAGTATGGTACTATTTACTTACGACTTTTTACCTGTTTTACTTTTCAGATGAAATCAAACTACTCTTTAACACTTCTCTTTTTTCTATTCTATTGCAGTTTGTGTTGGTGAATCC
The DNA window shown above is from Solanum stenotomum isolate F172 chromosome 6, ASM1918654v1, whole genome shotgun sequence and carries:
- the LOC125867918 gene encoding probable sulfate transporter 3.3 — encoded protein: MEENRVIDITTGSFEVHKVVSPPHRSTLLKLKNSLKETFFPDDPLRQFKGQTMKQKLILGAQYFFPILEWCPNYGFNMFKSDIVSGLTIASLAIPQGISYAKLANLPPIVGLYSSFVPPLVYAVLGSSRDLAVGPVSIASLVLGSMLREVVSPTKDPILFLQLAFSSTFFAGLFQASLGFLRLGFIIDFLSKATLIGFMAGAAIIVSLQQLKGLLGITNFTKQMAIIPVLSSVFHTINEWSWQTILMGFCFLVFLLLTRHIGMRKPKLFWVSAGAPLLSVIISTLIVFAIKGQNHGISIIGKLQQGLNPPSWNMLHFSGSYMGLVIKTGIVTGILSLTEGIAVGRTFAALKNYQVDGNKEMIAIGLMNMVGSSTSCYVTTGAFSRSAVNHNAGSKTAVSNIVMAVTVMVTLLFLMPLFQYTPNVVLGAIIVTAVIGLIDVPAAFQIWKIDKFDFLVLLCAFFGVIFISVQDGLAIAIGISILKVLMQITRPKTVMLGNIPGTGIYRNVDHYKEAMSVAGFLILSIEAPINFANVTYLKERISRWIQDYEEEGAKKQSGLRVVVLDLSPVSAIDTSGISLFKDLSMALEKKGLEFVLVNPIGEVMEKLQRADETKNLMRPGVLFLTVDEAVASLSSTVKYQIPEHV